In Arachis stenosperma cultivar V10309 chromosome 1, arast.V10309.gnm1.PFL2, whole genome shotgun sequence, one DNA window encodes the following:
- the LOC130940733 gene encoding (S)-8-oxocitronellyl enol synthase-like yields MENQNYVALIVGVTGMVGLNIAQSLKKPDCKGGPWKVYGAARRPPPATWFPASIVDDFISFDAIDAATTQASLSPIAHEVTHLFWVALQFQGDEEVNIATNKAMLHNVLTTLKSSPSSRLTHVTLQTGTKHYMGPINDPIRSTQLVIHDPPFHEDMPRLPYPNFYYAMEDLLASHSPSLTYSVHRASIIIGASSRSAINALVMLGAYAAVCRQLRLPFRYPGTRYTWEHFCDMTDSEVLAQQHLWAAVTDKPKNQAFNCTNGDLFTWKRMWKLLSELFDVEFVGFGENDEDRLDLVEFMRDKDEIWDEIVEKYGLVKTKLKEFAYYEALKVVLYFDFQHVSSMNKSKEYGFFGHANTFQRVTFWVHKLRFMKIIP; encoded by the coding sequence ATGGAGAACCAAAATTATGTAGCGCTTATAGTTGGAGTCACAGGTATGGTTGGGCTTAACATAGCCCAATCCTTGAAGAAGCCCGACTGCAAGGGAGGCCCATGGAAGGTTTACGGAGCAGCCCGCCGCCCCCCGCCTGCCACCTGGTTTCCTGCTTCCATCGTGGATGATTTCATCAGCTTCGACGCCATCGATGCCGCCACCACACAAGCCAGCCTCTCCCCCATAGCCCACGAGGTCACACACCTCTTCTGGGTGGCTCTTCAGTTTCAGGGAGACGAAGAAGTCAACATCGCCACCAACAAAGCCATGCTCCACAACGTTCTCACCACCCTCAAATCTTCCCCTTCTTCACGCCTCACCCACGTAACCCTCCAAACCGGGACAAAACACTACATGGGCCCAATCAATGACCCGATCCGGTCCACCCAACTCGTGATCCATGACCCACCGTTTCACGAGGACATGCCCCGACTACCGTACCCAAACTTCTACTACGCTATGGAAGATCTCCTTGCGTCCCACTCGCCTTCGCTGACGTATTCCGTTCACCGCGCCTCCATCATAATCGGCGCGTCTTCAAGGAGTGCAATCAACGCGCTGGTTATGCTTGGGGCTTATGCCGCGGTTTGCCGCCAGCTTAGGTTGCCGTTTCGTTACCCGGGAACACGGTACACGTGGGAGCATTTTTGCGACATGACAGACTCGGAGGTGTTAGCGCAGCAGCACCTGTGGGCAGCGGTTACAGACAAGCCCAAGAACCAAGCGTTCAATTGCACGAATGGTGACTTGTTTACGTGGAAGAGAATGTGGAAACTGCTGAGTGAGTTGTTTGATGTTGAGTTTGTTGGGTTTGGCGAGAATGATGAAGATAGGCTTGATTTGGTGGAGTTTATGAGAGACAAAGACGAGATTTGGGATGAGATTGTGGAAAAGTATGGACTTGTGAAGACTAAGCTAAAGGAGTTTGCATATTATGAAGCCTTGAAAGTCGTcttatattttgattttcaacATGTGTCTAGCATGAATAAGAGTAAGGAATATGGTTTCTTTGGCCACGCCAACACCTTCCAAAGGGTCACATTCTGGGTTCACAAACTGCGTTTCATGAAGATCATACCCTAG